In Streptomyces capitiformicae, one genomic interval encodes:
- a CDS encoding sigma-70 family RNA polymerase sigma factor codes for MDSAAIDRFEASRGRLASLAYRLLGSAADAEDAVQDTFLRWQAADRERIEVPEAWLTKVVTNLCLDRLRSAQARHERAAGAWLPEPLLEGDPMLGPADTFEQRESVSLAVLTLMERLSPVERAAYVLREAFSYPHAEIAGILDITESASQQHVHRARRRVTAERRGGDEVDPASARRVVEEFLAAAVSGRTERLVALLTDDVTAVSDGAGLARRLLRYTTRERVASYVRAGFKPTPAKRRLAGGSPVFHIAMVNGSPAVLAVVEGRVVGAVAFEVGDGKVASLRGIAAADRLARLNEAWRQHEPDAPVIDAW; via the coding sequence ATGGACAGCGCAGCCATCGATCGGTTCGAGGCCAGCCGGGGCCGGCTGGCCTCCCTCGCGTACCGTCTGCTCGGCTCGGCCGCCGACGCCGAGGACGCCGTGCAGGACACGTTCCTGCGCTGGCAGGCCGCGGACCGGGAACGTATCGAGGTGCCGGAGGCGTGGCTGACCAAGGTCGTCACCAATCTCTGCCTCGACCGGCTCCGCTCGGCACAGGCGCGCCACGAGCGCGCGGCCGGTGCCTGGCTGCCCGAGCCGCTCCTCGAGGGCGACCCGATGCTCGGCCCGGCCGACACCTTCGAGCAGCGCGAATCGGTGTCCCTGGCCGTACTGACCCTCATGGAGCGCCTCTCACCGGTCGAGCGGGCCGCTTACGTCCTGCGCGAGGCCTTCTCGTACCCCCACGCCGAGATCGCCGGGATCCTCGACATCACCGAGTCCGCGAGCCAGCAGCATGTCCACCGGGCCCGACGCCGGGTCACCGCCGAGCGCCGCGGCGGCGACGAGGTGGACCCCGCGTCCGCGCGCCGGGTCGTCGAGGAGTTCCTCGCCGCCGCCGTGTCGGGGCGCACCGAGCGGCTGGTGGCACTGCTCACCGACGACGTGACGGCGGTCTCGGACGGCGCCGGACTGGCCAGGCGGCTGCTGCGGTACACGACGCGCGAGCGCGTCGCCTCCTACGTGCGGGCCGGCTTCAAGCCCACGCCGGCGAAGCGGCGACTGGCCGGTGGCTCCCCCGTGTTCCACATCGCGATGGTCAACGGCTCCCCGGCCGTCCTCGCCGTGGTCGAGGGCCGGGTCGTGGGCGCCGTGGCGTTCGAAGTCGGCGACGGCAAGGTCGCGTCCCTGCGCGGCATCGCCGCCGCGGACCGGCTCGCGCGCCTCAACGAGGCCTGGCGGCAGCACGAGCCCGACGCGCCGGTCATCGACGCATGGTGA
- the mmuM gene encoding homocysteine S-methyltransferase produces the protein MTSDARLSAPLLADALLADALAAGTPGLVATQHALVLDGGMSNQLESAGHDLSDELWSARLLAEQPEAITEAHLAYYLAGADVAITSSYQATFEGFAKRGIKRDKAAELLALSVELALDATEQAWAKGVTRPLYVAASVGPYGAMLADGSEYRGRYGLSVAELEAFHRPRLEVLAAVGPDALALETIPDTDEAEALLRAVRGLGVPVWLSYTVAGDRTRAGQPLEDAFALAADAEEVIAVGVNCCSPEDVDHAVVTAARVTGKPVVVYPNSGEAWDATARAWTGRSTFTTEQVEGWRAAGARLIGGCCRVGPEAISAIATTLN, from the coding sequence ATGACCAGCGATGCCCGCCTCTCCGCTCCCCTCCTCGCCGACGCCCTCCTCGCCGACGCCCTCGCCGCCGGGACGCCGGGGCTTGTCGCGACGCAACACGCCCTGGTCCTCGACGGCGGCATGTCCAACCAACTCGAATCCGCCGGGCACGATCTGAGCGACGAACTGTGGTCGGCGCGGCTGCTGGCGGAGCAGCCGGAGGCGATCACCGAAGCGCATCTCGCCTACTACCTGGCGGGCGCGGACGTGGCCATCACCTCCAGCTACCAGGCCACCTTCGAGGGCTTCGCGAAGCGTGGCATCAAGCGCGACAAGGCGGCCGAACTGCTCGCCCTCAGCGTCGAGCTGGCCCTGGACGCGACCGAGCAGGCGTGGGCGAAGGGCGTCACGCGGCCCCTGTACGTGGCAGCCTCGGTCGGGCCGTACGGCGCGATGCTCGCGGACGGCTCCGAGTACCGGGGTCGGTACGGGCTGAGCGTGGCCGAGTTGGAGGCCTTCCACCGCCCCCGTCTTGAGGTACTGGCCGCCGTCGGGCCGGACGCCCTGGCCCTGGAGACGATCCCGGACACCGACGAGGCCGAAGCGCTGCTGCGTGCGGTGCGCGGGCTCGGGGTGCCGGTGTGGCTGTCGTACACCGTGGCCGGCGACCGCACGCGCGCCGGGCAGCCGCTGGAGGATGCCTTCGCCCTCGCGGCCGATGCGGAGGAGGTCATCGCCGTCGGGGTGAACTGCTGCTCCCCCGAGGACGTGGACCACGCGGTCGTTACGGCCGCCCGCGTCACCGGCAAGCCGGTCGTCGTCTACCCGAACAGCGGGGAGGCCTGGGACGCGACGGCCCGAGCCTGGACCGGGCGTTCCACCTTCACCACCGAGCAGGTGGAGGGGTGGCGGGCAGCCGGCGCCCGGCTGATCGGCGGGTGCTGTCGGGTGGGGCCGGAGGCGATCTCGGCGATCGCGACGACGTTGAACTGA
- a CDS encoding ABC transporter ATP-binding protein, translating to MTAAISFSGLTKRYGPWTAIEDVTFSVQFGEITGFFGPDGAGKTTCLRILAGLVAPDRGTATVLGKPIAELPGSARRVGVALDTADAHPALTGRRHLLLAAAEAGVPARRVDEVLAVTDIEDVAGERVGTYSRFARHRLGLATALLGDPRVLILDEPAAGLDPQGVRWLRTLLRDLADEGCAVLLSSRALAEVEQTADHVIVLRKRILFTGPVEALRRRSCPAGGALRVRTSDDARMAAELASSAGDIRSETAHGVLVQGTGAETILATAAAIGVEVFELGEPVASLEEEFCRLLDDTAPGRAR from the coding sequence TTGACGGCCGCCATTTCCTTTTCCGGGCTGACCAAGCGCTACGGCCCCTGGACCGCGATCGAGGACGTGACCTTCTCCGTCCAGTTCGGTGAGATCACCGGATTCTTCGGGCCGGATGGCGCCGGGAAGACGACCTGCCTGCGGATACTGGCCGGTCTGGTAGCCCCGGACCGCGGAACAGCTACCGTACTCGGTAAACCCATCGCGGAACTCCCGGGCTCGGCCCGGCGGGTAGGGGTGGCTCTCGACACCGCCGACGCACACCCCGCGCTCACGGGCCGCCGGCACTTGCTGCTGGCCGCCGCCGAGGCGGGTGTCCCGGCTCGGCGGGTGGACGAAGTCCTGGCAGTGACCGACATCGAGGACGTCGCGGGGGAGAGGGTCGGAACGTACTCCCGGTTCGCACGCCATCGCCTGGGCCTCGCCACCGCACTGCTCGGTGACCCGCGCGTTCTCATCCTCGATGAGCCCGCAGCCGGCCTGGACCCGCAAGGCGTCCGTTGGCTGCGGACTCTGCTGCGGGACCTGGCCGATGAGGGATGCGCTGTGCTGTTGTCGAGCCGTGCCCTGGCCGAGGTGGAGCAGACCGCGGACCACGTGATCGTGCTGCGCAAGCGGATCCTCTTCACCGGCCCCGTCGAGGCCCTGCGCCGCCGTTCCTGCCCCGCCGGAGGCGCGCTGCGGGTGCGTACCTCGGACGACGCCCGCATGGCCGCCGAGTTGGCCTCCTCCGCGGGCGACATCCGGTCGGAGACGGCACATGGCGTGCTCGTCCAGGGGACCGGCGCCGAGACGATCCTGGCCACAGCCGCGGCCATCGGTGTCGAGGTGTTCGAACTGGGCGAACCGGTCGCGAGCCTGGAGGAGGAGTTCTGCCGACTCCTCGACGACACCGCTCCCGGACGTGCCCGGTGA